TGGATAGCGTCACAGGCGACGTGAACCAGAAGACCGGCGACATGACCGATATTGCGTCAAGGGTGCGTGCCATTTCGCAGGACGCTTCGGGTGCCGCAACCCAGGCCAAGAACGCATCGGCTTCGTCTTCCAACAATGTTCAGACGGTTGCCGCTGCAGCGGAGGAAATGTCCGCCGCCATCCAGGAAATCATGAGCCAGTCGGAACGGGCCTCGAGCGCAACCGACGAGGCAACGGATGTCGCCAAGCGCACGGATGCAAGCGTCTCCAGCCTGGCCGAGGCGGTCGAAAAAATCGGAACGGTGGTCGAGATGATCCGCGCCATTGCGGAACAGACCAACCTGCTGGCGCTCAACGCAACGATCGAGGCCGCGCGGGCCGGGGAAGCCGGCAAGGGCTTCGCGGTGGTTGCCGCAGAAGTGAAAGAACTGTCGACGCAGACAGCAAAGGCGACCGAGGAAATCTCAAGCCAGATTTCGTCCGTTCAGGGTCTGACCGACGAGGCGGTGGAGTCCATCAGGCGGATCACCGGTTCCATCGAGATGATCAGTGAAGTCACTGGGGCCATCACGGCGGCCGTTGGCGAGCAGAGCGTTGCCACACAGGAGATCTCGCAGAGCATCACCATGGCGGCCAGCGAGACCAGCAATGCCGTCAACAGCGCAGAGACCGTGGACCAGGCGATCCAGGCGACCGCCAGCGAAGCGGAATCGGTTGACCGCATCGCCGGTGAGGTCAAGCAGGTCGCCGATCAGATGGCGCACGGCATTGAGGGCTTCCTGGAAGAAATGACTCGCGACGTCGAGGAACGCCGTCGGGCCAGCCGCAAGCAGGAGATGGGGCAGCGGGTGACGCTGGTGGCCAGTGATGGTCGCTCGTATCAAACGCGCCTGATGAACAGCTCCGAAGGCGGCATTGGTGTCATGAACTTTGAAGGCGCACATGAAGGCCTGCAGCTGACTTATGAAGACCAGTCTGGCAATGCCTATTCGATGGAAATCAAGTGGGTTCGAGACGACATCGTCGGTTTGCAGTTCCTGCATGCCATGGGCGAGAAATCCGCCGCAGCCTGACTGGCTGTCTGCTTGAAACAGTGATGCAAAATTGTATCTAACCGGGAAAGACTTGCGTGCGCGCAACTTTCCCGGTTGGATCTTTTTTGATGCAATGCTTTTCCCAACTACTGGACAGGCTTTCCCTGGAGCCGCGCCGCCTTGCCAAGGAGGCCCTGCTTGTCCGCTATTTTAGAGACACGCCCGATCCTGACCGGGGATACGCCCTGGCAGCTCTGACCGGCGGACTGTCCTTCAAACATGCCAAACCGGCTCTTCTCAGAGGCCTGATCAGTGAGCGGGCAGACCCGCAGCTGTTCGCGCTTTCCTATGATTTTGTCGGCGATCTTTCTGAGACCATCGCGCTCATGTGGCCAAGACAGGAAAGGTCTCTGGCCGCCGCGTCGCCGGATGCACCGGGTCTTGCACAGGTCGTCGAGATGCTTGCCGGGTCTGGAAAGACAGACGTGCCTGGTCTGCTCGCCGGCTGGTTGGATGCGCTTGATGAAACAGGGCGATGGGCCTTGCTCAAGCTTGTGACAGGTGGATTGCGTGTGGGCGTATCGGCGCGTCTGGCGAAGTCTGCCGTGGCACGCTTGGGTGAACTGGAAGTGGACCGGGTCGAGGAGGTCTGGCACGGGCTGAAGGTCCCGTACGAACCCCTGTTCGCCTGGGCCGAGGGAAGGGCCGGCCCGCCCGAGACTGATGATCCGGCGCCATTCCGTCCGGCGATGCTGGCCCACCCGCTTGATGTCGAAAAGGACACACCACAGCTCGCGGCGGCGGACTTTGCAGTTGAATGGAAATGGGACGGCATTCGGGTTCAGGCCGCTGCGGGAAAAACCTCCGATGGCCAGGAGGTCAGGCGCCTTTTCAGCCGGACGGGTGAGGATATCTCCAGAGCCTTTCCGGACATAGTCGACCTGCTGGGCTTCGAAGCATCGATCGATGGAGAGCTGCTGGTGGTGTCGGAGGG
This genomic interval from Labrenzia sp. VG12 contains the following:
- a CDS encoding cisplatin damage response ATP-dependent DNA ligase codes for the protein MQCFSQLLDRLSLEPRRLAKEALLVRYFRDTPDPDRGYALAALTGGLSFKHAKPALLRGLISERADPQLFALSYDFVGDLSETIALMWPRQERSLAAASPDAPGLAQVVEMLAGSGKTDVPGLLAGWLDALDETGRWALLKLVTGGLRVGVSARLAKSAVARLGELEVDRVEEVWHGLKVPYEPLFAWAEGRAGPPETDDPAPFRPAMLAHPLDVEKDTPQLAAADFAVEWKWDGIRVQAAAGKTSDGQEVRRLFSRTGEDISRAFPDIVDLLGFEASIDGELLVVSEGKVRPFSDLQKRLNRKTAGPKLLREYPAAIRAYDLLALEGTDLRDRPLADRRKLLEDFVQGLSNPRIDLSPMVEVASWEEITAARAAPQDHLAEADAEAVEGLMLKRWDAPYVPGRPKGQWFKWKREPHLVDAVLMYAQRGHGKRSSFYSDYTFGVWRDGDNGLELVPVGKAYFGFTDEELREIDRFVRNNTTNRFGPVREVAYGPETGLVLEVAFEGLNRSGRHKSGVAMRFPRIARLRWDKPAAEADRLETLEALLPRETG